The following are encoded together in the Paludisphaera mucosa genome:
- a CDS encoding sigma-70 family RNA polymerase sigma factor, which translates to MSEENTTVVVQRYLDELGEDSPAEPVVRALLDRAVRRLHLLCSTMLHRSYPRLTRPPSNLDADELLGAVAERLLKSLREARPQTVRQLFALANQHIRWELNDLARRLDHQPTVAALDEGGVPAPASSVSGLTPAGLRMLRAIDQLPADEREVFDLVRIQGMTQAEAAQLLGVAAVTVKRRLNRGLRLLAEQLADLRPGEDPPDAI; encoded by the coding sequence ATGAGCGAAGAGAACACCACCGTGGTGGTCCAGCGCTACCTGGACGAGCTGGGCGAAGATTCGCCCGCCGAGCCGGTCGTCCGGGCCCTGCTCGATCGGGCCGTCCGCCGCCTGCACCTGCTCTGCAGCACGATGCTGCACCGGAGTTACCCGCGCCTGACGCGGCCGCCGTCGAACCTGGATGCCGACGAGTTGCTCGGCGCCGTGGCGGAACGGCTGCTCAAGTCCTTGCGCGAGGCCCGGCCCCAGACCGTGCGTCAACTGTTCGCGCTGGCCAATCAGCACATCCGCTGGGAGCTCAATGACCTGGCCCGACGCTTAGATCATCAGCCGACCGTCGCGGCGCTGGACGAGGGGGGCGTGCCGGCGCCTGCCAGCAGCGTCTCCGGGCTCACCCCGGCCGGACTCCGCATGCTCCGGGCGATCGACCAGCTCCCGGCCGACGAGCGGGAAGTCTTCGACCTGGTGCGCATCCAGGGGATGACGCAGGCGGAGGCCGCCCAGTTGCTCGGCGTCGCGGCGGTCACGGTGAAGCGGCGGTTGAACCGCGGCTTGCGGCTTTTGGCCGAGCAACTGGCCGACCTCCGCCCGGGCGAGGATCCCCCGGACGCGATCTAG
- a CDS encoding cupin domain-containing protein — translation MDGPRIAVEPGEGRSVWLGGMGVVFKVSGADTGGAFAVVEHPIEPGRLVLPHVHLHEDEYSYVLEGTIGARVGDREVVAGPGSYLIKPRGLMHTFWNAGPGPARLLEVISPAGFEVYFTELAEAGDPDRRQELATKYGVAYSADWVAELTSRYNLKLLGH, via the coding sequence ATGGACGGACCGAGGATCGCGGTGGAGCCGGGCGAGGGCCGTTCGGTCTGGCTCGGCGGCATGGGAGTCGTGTTCAAGGTCTCCGGGGCGGACACCGGCGGGGCCTTCGCCGTCGTGGAACACCCTATCGAGCCGGGGCGGCTCGTGCTGCCCCATGTCCACCTCCACGAGGACGAATACTCCTACGTCCTGGAGGGGACGATCGGCGCGCGGGTCGGAGACCGGGAGGTCGTCGCGGGGCCGGGCAGCTACCTGATCAAGCCCCGCGGACTGATGCACACGTTCTGGAACGCCGGCCCCGGCCCGGCGCGGCTGCTGGAAGTCATCTCCCCGGCCGGCTTCGAGGTTTACTTCACCGAGCTCGCCGAGGCCGGGGACCCGGACCGGAGGCAGGAGCTGGCGACAAAATACGGCGTAGCCTACTCCGCCGACTGGGTCGCCGAGCTGACCTCCAGGTACAACCTGAAGTTACTCGGCCACTGA
- a CDS encoding NADPH-dependent FMN reductase: MTPRILAFAGSLRRESFNKKLVRIAANAARDAGAEVALIDLEDYPLPLFDQDLEAEQGMPGNGAKLKQIFIDHDGLLVASPEYNTSITADLKNAIDWVSRPAPCEPPLAAFRGKVAALMSASPGALGGLRGLVHLRSILGNIGVVVLPDQIAVARAHEAFRANGSLTDPKQQEGIDTLGRTLASFLMKIKA; the protein is encoded by the coding sequence ATGACACCGCGCATCCTGGCTTTCGCCGGCAGCCTCCGCAGGGAGTCCTTCAACAAGAAGCTCGTGCGCATCGCCGCGAACGCGGCCCGGGATGCCGGCGCCGAGGTCGCGCTGATCGACCTCGAGGACTACCCGCTACCGCTTTTCGACCAGGACCTCGAAGCCGAACAGGGGATGCCGGGGAACGGCGCGAAGCTCAAGCAGATCTTCATCGACCATGATGGCCTGCTGGTCGCCTCGCCCGAATACAACACCTCGATCACCGCAGACCTCAAGAACGCCATCGACTGGGTGTCGCGACCGGCTCCGTGCGAGCCGCCGCTGGCGGCCTTCCGGGGCAAGGTCGCCGCCCTGATGAGCGCCTCGCCGGGTGCCCTCGGGGGCCTGCGCGGGCTCGTGCACCTGCGGTCGATCCTCGGCAACATCGGCGTCGTCGTCCTGCCGGACCAGATCGCCGTGGCCAGGGCCCACGAGGCGTTCCGCGCCAACGGTTCTCTGACGGACCCCAAGCAGCAGGAGGGCATCGATACGCTCGGCAGGACGCTCGCCTCGTTCCTGATGAAAATCAAGGCGTAG
- a CDS encoding cytochrome B6: MVAVASTAVRGQQPGATETSYLPVAVRESPRTIQLRMEAEKPAVMRRQLDLLRDRYDLEDRPAAGVTMSRGKPVQGGVRVRLAAGTTWDALVAMTPEEIRDKDLLPRGFLPLPHPNHPEGGMVFPRFHVVEIKRQEGRDLTRYDLDFDLPDHFLPEFPAPIYLTTRSDLGDVSRGKLVTLENYFELFDGVLNPKQLEGLRLLVTPFPQQQFNATEDRRSAQPSRGVTCFDCHANGHSNGATHLAPDVRPQSHRHRIDTPTLRGVHIERLFGSQRALRSIEDFTEFEQGGAYFDGDHVIAAKKGVNHLDRSTQVSFMSEFQELLDFPPAPKLGIDGKLDPRKATPEEMRGQEIFFGKANCASCHSPPYYTDNLMHNLKTERFFESRVINNHTAVGDGPIKTFPLRGIKDTPPYLHDGRLLTLEDTVEFFNLILELKLNDREKRDLVAFMRQL, translated from the coding sequence ATGGTAGCCGTCGCCTCCACGGCGGTACGAGGCCAGCAGCCCGGCGCGACGGAGACGAGCTACCTGCCCGTCGCGGTCCGAGAATCCCCCCGAACCATCCAGTTGCGAATGGAGGCCGAGAAGCCGGCGGTCATGCGCCGCCAATTGGACCTCCTCCGCGATCGCTATGACCTGGAGGACCGGCCGGCGGCCGGCGTCACCATGTCCCGCGGCAAGCCGGTCCAGGGGGGCGTGCGGGTTAGACTGGCGGCAGGCACCACCTGGGACGCGCTCGTCGCGATGACTCCCGAGGAGATTCGTGACAAGGACCTTCTCCCGAGAGGCTTCTTGCCCCTGCCACACCCGAACCACCCGGAAGGGGGGATGGTCTTCCCTCGGTTCCACGTCGTCGAGATCAAGCGGCAGGAGGGCCGCGACCTCACCCGTTACGACCTGGATTTCGACCTGCCGGACCACTTCCTCCCCGAGTTCCCCGCACCCATCTATCTGACGACTCGGTCCGACCTCGGCGACGTCTCGCGGGGCAAGCTCGTCACGCTGGAGAACTACTTCGAGCTCTTCGACGGCGTCCTCAACCCCAAGCAGCTCGAGGGGCTGAGGCTGCTCGTCACCCCGTTCCCGCAGCAGCAGTTCAACGCGACCGAAGACCGACGCTCCGCCCAGCCGAGCCGGGGGGTCACCTGCTTCGACTGCCACGCCAACGGGCACTCGAATGGGGCGACGCACCTCGCCCCCGACGTGCGCCCCCAGTCCCATCGGCACAGGATCGACACCCCGACGCTGCGGGGCGTCCACATCGAACGCCTCTTCGGATCACAGCGGGCCCTGCGTAGCATCGAGGACTTCACCGAATTCGAGCAGGGCGGGGCCTATTTCGACGGGGATCATGTGATCGCCGCCAAGAAGGGTGTGAACCACCTCGACCGCTCCACGCAGGTCTCGTTCATGTCCGAGTTCCAGGAGCTACTCGACTTTCCGCCGGCCCCGAAGCTCGGGATCGACGGCAAGCTCGACCCGCGTAAGGCCACGCCCGAGGAGATGCGCGGGCAGGAGATCTTCTTCGGGAAGGCGAACTGTGCGAGCTGCCATTCCCCGCCCTATTACACCGACAACCTCATGCACAACCTGAAGACGGAGAGATTCTTCGAGTCGCGAGTGATCAACAACCACACCGCCGTCGGCGACGGGCCGATCAAGACCTTCCCTCTGCGCGGGATCAAGGACACGCCGCCGTACCTGCACGACGGCCGGCTGCTGACGCTGGAAGACACGGTCGAGTTCTTCAACCTGATCCTCGAGCTCAAGCTCAACGATCGGGAGAAGCGCGACCTCGTCGCCTTCATGCGGCAGCTCTGA
- a CDS encoding HD domain-containing protein, translating to MAEVIAGIRIPDSKLAREATDLVREHGSPLLVAHSLRVYLFGEIQGRHRGWSIDHELFYVGAMFHDLGLTARYRSPDHRFEVDGANAARDFLRANGIDEGSAGIVWDAIALHTTPEIPWHKRPEIALMNGGTAADVVGRGLDEISAGDREAVLAAYPRVDFACGITRTFVDGLADRPATAFGTFNADLLERNLPGYHRPNFCDLIAANPLGG from the coding sequence ATGGCTGAAGTCATCGCGGGGATCCGGATCCCCGACAGCAAGCTGGCCCGGGAAGCGACCGATCTCGTGCGTGAGCACGGCAGCCCACTGCTCGTCGCCCACTCCCTGAGGGTCTACCTGTTCGGGGAAATCCAGGGCCGCCACCGGGGCTGGTCGATCGATCACGAGCTGTTCTACGTCGGGGCCATGTTCCACGACCTGGGGTTGACCGCGAGGTATCGCAGCCCCGACCACCGGTTCGAGGTCGACGGGGCGAATGCAGCCCGGGACTTTCTGCGAGCCAACGGCATCGATGAGGGATCGGCCGGAATCGTGTGGGACGCCATCGCCCTCCACACGACGCCGGAGATCCCCTGGCACAAGCGGCCGGAGATCGCACTCATGAACGGCGGGACCGCGGCGGACGTCGTCGGCCGTGGGCTCGACGAGATTTCGGCCGGCGACCGCGAGGCCGTCCTCGCCGCTTACCCGCGGGTCGACTTTGCGTGCGGAATCACTCGCACCTTCGTGGACGGCCTCGCGGACCGGCCCGCGACCGCATTCGGGACATTCAACGCCGACCTGCTGGAGCGGAACCTACCCGGCTACCACCGGCCGAACTTCTGCGACCTGATCGCCGCCAACCCGCTGGGAGGTTGA
- a CDS encoding HD domain-containing protein, translating into MSEMIAGIRIPDSKLAREATGLLREHGTPLLHAHSIRVFLFGSLRGRHRGLRVDHELLYVGAVFHDFGLTPNYRSRDHRFEVDGANAARDFLRANGIDDESAGVVWDAIALHTTPEIPWHKRPEIALVTGGVEADVLGDGLDEIAEEDRASVLAAYPRVDFKEGIVRAFAEGFGYRPETAFGTMNTDILERTQPGYRRPNFCDLIAANPLGG; encoded by the coding sequence ATGTCCGAGATGATTGCCGGAATTCGGATCCCCGACAGCAAGCTGGCCCGCGAGGCGACCGGCCTGCTTCGGGAGCACGGCACGCCCTTGCTGCACGCTCATTCGATCAGGGTCTTCCTCTTCGGGTCGCTCCGCGGCCGCCATCGAGGGCTGCGAGTCGATCACGAGCTGCTCTACGTCGGGGCCGTGTTCCACGACTTCGGGCTCACCCCGAACTATCGGAGCCGGGACCATCGGTTCGAGGTGGACGGGGCCAACGCGGCCCGCGACTTCCTCCGGGCCAACGGCATCGATGACGAGTCGGCCGGGGTCGTGTGGGACGCGATCGCGCTGCACACGACCCCGGAGATCCCCTGGCACAAGCGCCCGGAGATCGCGCTGGTCACCGGCGGCGTCGAGGCCGACGTCCTCGGCGACGGGCTCGACGAGATCGCCGAGGAGGACCGGGCGAGCGTCCTCGCCGCGTACCCGCGGGTCGACTTCAAGGAGGGGATCGTCCGGGCGTTTGCGGAGGGCTTCGGTTACCGGCCGGAGACGGCGTTCGGGACCATGAACACGGACATCCTGGAGCGGACGCAGCCCGGCTATCGCCGGCCGAACTTCTGCGACCTGATCGCCGCCAACCCGCTGGGAGGGTGA
- a CDS encoding acyl carrier protein — translation MATPDPILVRVTTVLVQSLGVDEDDVTPAASLLGDLGAESIDLLDIVFRLEREFGFAIPRGELFIELASPDEADFLHDGRVTVEGLAALRARMPYADLSGLERDRRLGSVADLFTVDLLVRYVAWKLRVGRGAAVGVLAAARVSRSPLDRPTIVGN, via the coding sequence ATGGCCACACCGGACCCGATCCTCGTGCGCGTGACGACCGTGCTCGTGCAATCGCTCGGCGTCGACGAGGACGACGTCACGCCAGCCGCCTCCCTGCTCGGGGACCTTGGCGCAGAGTCGATCGACTTGCTCGACATCGTGTTCCGCCTGGAGCGCGAGTTCGGGTTCGCGATCCCGCGCGGGGAACTCTTCATCGAGCTCGCCTCGCCGGACGAGGCGGATTTCCTGCACGACGGCCGGGTGACCGTCGAGGGCCTCGCCGCCCTGCGTGCCCGGATGCCCTATGCCGACCTGAGCGGCCTGGAGCGGGACCGGCGGTTGGGCAGCGTTGCGGACCTGTTCACCGTCGACCTGCTCGTCCGCTACGTCGCCTGGAAGCTCAGGGTCGGTCGAGGCGCGGCCGTCGGCGTCCTGGCGGCGGCCAGAGTCTCCCGGAGCCCCCTCGATCGCCCGACGATCGTTGGGAATTGA
- a CDS encoding NADP-dependent oxidoreductase, which translates to MKAARLHARGGPELLVYEDAPRPDPAAGEALIRVYAAGITPTELTWPETYRTPDGHERLPTIPGHDVSGVVEALGPGVSEVSPGDAVYGLVAFPRDGSAAEYVAVRAADLAPKPPTLDHVHAAAVPLSALAAWQALFVHAGLAAGQRILIHGAAGGVGAFAAQLARWRGAHVSATASVRHHDFLRELGVEAAIDYRTTRFEEVLRDVDVVLDTIGGDTMERSWRVLRRGGTLVSVAAPPPPEPARDAGVRGIYFIVEPSRVQLVEIARLLDAGEVRPVLDAVLPLARAREAFERGLAGHVRGKIVLRVDETEAIP; encoded by the coding sequence GTGAAAGCGGCACGGTTACATGCCCGCGGCGGCCCGGAACTGCTGGTGTATGAGGATGCACCGCGGCCCGACCCGGCGGCCGGCGAGGCGCTAATCCGCGTTTACGCCGCCGGCATCACGCCGACGGAACTCACCTGGCCGGAGACCTACCGGACGCCCGACGGGCACGAGCGCCTCCCCACAATCCCGGGCCACGACGTCTCCGGCGTCGTGGAGGCGCTCGGCCCCGGCGTCTCGGAGGTCTCCCCCGGCGACGCCGTCTATGGCCTGGTCGCATTCCCGCGCGACGGCAGCGCCGCGGAGTACGTCGCCGTGCGGGCTGCGGACCTGGCACCCAAGCCGCCGACCCTCGACCACGTCCACGCCGCGGCGGTCCCCCTCTCGGCCCTCGCCGCCTGGCAGGCGCTCTTCGTCCACGCCGGCCTGGCGGCCGGGCAGCGGATCCTTATCCACGGCGCGGCCGGGGGCGTCGGCGCCTTCGCGGCCCAGCTCGCCCGCTGGCGGGGTGCCCACGTCAGCGCAACGGCCTCGGTGCGCCACCACGACTTCTTGCGCGAGCTGGGCGTCGAGGCGGCGATCGATTATCGGACGACCCGGTTCGAGGAGGTGCTCCGCGACGTGGACGTCGTGCTGGACACCATCGGCGGAGACACGATGGAACGCTCCTGGCGCGTCTTGCGGCGCGGCGGGACGCTCGTCTCCGTCGCGGCCCCACCCCCTCCCGAGCCGGCCCGGGACGCCGGTGTCCGCGGGATCTATTTCATCGTGGAGCCGAGCCGGGTCCAGCTCGTCGAAATCGCGCGGCTGCTCGACGCCGGCGAGGTCCGGCCGGTCCTGGACGCGGTGCTGCCGCTGGCCCGGGCGCGTGAGGCGTTCGAGCGGGGGCTGGCCGGGCACGTCCGGGGGAAGATCGTCCTCCGGGTTGACGAAACCGAGGCGATCCCCTGA
- a CDS encoding cupin domain-containing protein, producing MNRKSLALAVCAAVGAGGMVLARHDERGRTEVTRLSRRDIVEKLDGKDATATVEEVSIGPGERVPPHRHTGPVFGYVLDGEYEHAINAEPVKTYKAGDTFYEPSGCLHRVTRNPSAKARTRLLAVILHPRDAEKVTVPGEAAKKG from the coding sequence ATGAATCGGAAGTCGCTTGCGCTGGCAGTTTGCGCCGCCGTCGGGGCCGGCGGGATGGTATTGGCCCGGCACGACGAGAGGGGCAGGACCGAGGTGACCCGGCTCTCACGGCGGGACATCGTCGAGAAGCTGGACGGGAAGGATGCCACGGCGACCGTGGAGGAGGTGTCGATCGGACCAGGCGAACGGGTCCCCCCGCACCGCCACACCGGGCCGGTGTTCGGATACGTCTTGGACGGCGAGTATGAGCACGCCATCAACGCCGAGCCCGTGAAGACCTACAAGGCAGGCGACACGTTCTACGAGCCGTCCGGCTGCCTCCACCGGGTGACGAGGAATCCCAGCGCGAAGGCGAGGACGCGCCTCCTCGCGGTGATCCTGCACCCACGCGACGCCGAGAAGGTCACGGTCCCGGGGGAGGCCGCGAAGAAGGGCTGA
- a CDS encoding serine/threonine-protein kinase, giving the protein MGEVYLAEHRLLKRPCAIKLIRPEAVADPGARARFEREVQITAAMTHPNVVEVYDYGRAEDGANYYVMEYLPGLTLKQLVERHGPLPPGRAVRLLRQLCQALRLAHAEGLIHRDIKPSNVIVAGSGGLEDQAKLPDFGLVLPPAGSGAPGLTREGQVLGTPLFMSPEQASGDGHAVDGRSDLYALGAVAYYLLTGRPPFEGDDGIAVVITHARNPVEPPSRARPDIPEDLERVVLRCPAKDPDERYAHAAGLERALGECACSGDWGQEHATRWWRDVDASDSRPIRPNSSFARDL; this is encoded by the coding sequence ATGGGCGAGGTCTACCTGGCCGAGCACCGGCTCCTCAAGCGCCCCTGCGCCATCAAGCTCATCCGGCCCGAGGCCGTGGCCGACCCGGGCGCCCGGGCCCGGTTCGAGCGCGAGGTCCAGATCACCGCGGCGATGACGCACCCGAACGTCGTCGAGGTCTACGACTACGGCCGGGCCGAGGACGGGGCCAACTACTACGTCATGGAGTACCTGCCGGGGCTGACCCTGAAGCAACTCGTCGAGCGGCACGGCCCCCTGCCGCCGGGTCGGGCGGTCCGCCTCCTGCGCCAGCTCTGCCAGGCCCTGCGCCTGGCCCACGCCGAGGGCCTGATCCACCGCGACATCAAGCCCTCAAACGTCATCGTCGCGGGCTCCGGGGGCCTCGAGGACCAGGCCAAGCTGCCCGACTTCGGCCTGGTCCTGCCGCCGGCGGGGTCTGGCGCGCCGGGGCTGACCCGGGAGGGCCAGGTGCTCGGGACGCCGCTGTTCATGTCGCCGGAGCAGGCGTCGGGCGACGGCCATGCGGTGGACGGGCGGAGCGACCTCTACGCGCTGGGGGCGGTGGCCTACTATCTGCTGACCGGCCGGCCGCCGTTCGAGGGAGATGATGGGATCGCAGTGGTGATCACGCACGCCCGCAACCCTGTGGAGCCGCCGTCGCGGGCCCGCCCCGACATCCCCGAGGACCTTGAGCGCGTCGTGCTGCGCTGCCCGGCCAAGGACCCGGACGAGCGCTACGCCCACGCCGCGGGCCTGGAGCGGGCCCTGGGCGAATGCGCCTGCTCCGGCGACTGGGGCCAGGAGCACGCCACACGGTGGTGGCGAGACGTCGACGCGAGCGACTCCCGGCCCATCAGGCCAAACAGCAGCTTCGCGCGCGATCTCTGA